One genomic region from Camelus bactrianus isolate YW-2024 breed Bactrian camel chromosome 3, ASM4877302v1, whole genome shotgun sequence encodes:
- the BRD9 gene encoding bromodomain-containing protein 9 isoform X4 gives MGKKHKKHKTEWRSSYEDYADKPLEKPLKLVLKVGGSEVTELSGSGHDSSYYDDRSDHERERHREKKKKKKKKSEKEKHLDDEERRKRKEEKKRKREKEHCDTEGEADDFGPGRKVEVEPPPDRPVRACRTQPAENESTPIQQLLEHFLRQLQRKDPHGFFAFPVTDAIAPGYSMIIKHPMDFGTMKDKIVANEYKSVTEFKADFKLMCDNAMTYNRPDTVYYKLAKKILHAGFKMMSKQAALLGSEDTAVEEPVPEVVPVQVETAKKSKRPSREVISCVFEPEGNACSLTDSTAEEHVLALVEHAADEARDRINRLVPGGKMGYLRKSGDGSLLYSVVNTAEPDADEEETHPVDLSSLSSKLVPGITTLGFREERRSRVTFLSSASTALSLHNNSVFGDLKSDEAELLYSAYGDETGVQCALSLQEFVKGAGSYSRKMVDDLLDQITGGDHSRMLSQLRQRRNVPMKPPDEGKAGDPLGDGGSALDFMAMKSYPDVSLDISVLGCLGKVKKELDPDDGHLNLDETAKLLQDLHEAQVERGGSRPSSNLSSLSNASDRDQHHLGEGHREGPGKPGLLWVPGASPQAGPWPLVTADHHGCPEEALLASVSGSSQR, from the exons ATGGGCAAAAAGCACAAGAAGCACAAGACCGAATGGCGCTCGTCGTACGAGG ATTACGCAGACAAGCCCCTGGAGAAGCCCCTGAAGCTGGTCCTCAAAGTCGGAGGAAGCGAAGTGACGGAACTCTCGGGGTCAGGCCACGACTCCAGTTACTACGATGACAGGTCGGACCATGAGcgggagagacacagagagaagaagaagaagaagaagaagaagtctGAGAAGGAGAAGCACCTTGACGACGAAGAAAGGAGGAAGCGAAAG GAGGAGAAGAAGCGGAAACGGGAGAAGGAGCACTGTGACACGGAGGGGGAGGCGGATGATTTCGGTCCCGGGAGGAAGGTGGAGGTGGAACCGCCCCCCGATCGGCCAGTCCGCGCCTGCCGGACGCAGCCAG CTGAAAACGAGAGCACGCCTATTCAGCAGCTGCTCGAGCATTTCCTGCGCCAGCTCCAGAG gaAAGATCCTCATGGGTTTTTTGCTTTTCCTGTCACGGATGCCATAGCTCCTGGATACTCGATGATAATAAAACATCCGATGGATTTCGGCACAATGAAAGACAAAATTGTAGCTAATGAGTACAAGTCAGTCACGGAATTTAAG gCCGATTTCAAGCTGATGTGTGACAACGCCATGACGTACAACAGACCAGACACCGTGTACTACAAGCTAGCCAAGAAAATCCTCCACGCCGGCTTTAAGATGATGAGCAAA CAGGCAGCTCTTCTGGGCAGCGAAGACACAGCCGTCGAGGAGCCTGTTCCCGAAGTCGTGCCTGTGCAAGTAGAAACTGCCAAGAAATCTAAGAGGCCGAGCAGAGAAGTCATCAG CTGCGTGTTTGAGCCGGAAGGAAATGCTTGCAGCCTGACCGACAGCACCGCGGAGGAGCACGTGCTGGCCTTGGTGGAGCACGCGGCCGACGAGGCCCGGGACAGGATCAACCGGCTCGTCCCCGGGGGCAAG ATGGGCTACCTGAGGAAGAGCGGGGACGGGAGCCTGCTGTACAGCGTTGTCAACACAGCCGAGCCGGATGCTGACG AGGAGGAGACCCACCCAGTGGACCTGAGCTCACTGTCCAGCAAGCTGGTCCCAGGCATCACCACCCTGGGCTTCCGGGAGGAGCGGAGGAGCAGAG tcACGTTTCTGTCCAGCGCCAGCACTGCACTCTCCCTACACAACAACTCGGTGTTCGGGGACCTGAAGTCCGACGAGGCGGAGCTGCTGTACTCAGCCTACGGGGACGAGACGGGTGTGCAGTGCGCACTCAG CCTGCAGGAGTTTGTGAAGGGCGCAGGGAGCTACAGCAGGAAGATGGTGGACGACCTCCTGGACCAGATCACGGGCGGAGACCACTCTCGGATGCTGTCCCAGCTGCGGCAG AGGAGAAACGTCCCGATGAAGCCTCCTGACGAAGGGAAG GCTGGAGACCCTCTAGGGGACGGTGGCTCCGCCCTGGACTTCATGGCCATGAAGTCGTATCCGGATGTCTCTCTGGACATCTCCGTGCTCGGCTGTCTGG GGAAGGTGAAGAAGGAGCTGGACCCTGATGACGGCCACCTGAACCTGGACGAGACGGCAAAGCTCCTGCAGGACCTGCACGAGGCACAGGTGGAGCGCGGGGGCTCCCGGCCGTCGTCCAACCTCAGCTCCCTGTCCAACGCCTCCGACAGGGACCAGCACCACCTGGGTGAGGGGCACCGGGAGGGTCCTGGAAAGCCGGGGCTCTTGTGGGTGCCCGGTGCAAGTCCGCAGGCAGGGCCCTGGCCCCTGGTCACAGCAGATCACCACGGCTGCCCTGAG GAAGCCCTTCTCGCCTCAGTGTCGGGGAGCAGCCAGAGGTGA
- the BRD9 gene encoding bromodomain-containing protein 9 isoform X2 — MGKKHKKHKTEWRSSYEDYADKPLEKPLKLVLKVGGSEVTELSGSGHDSSYYDDRSDHERERHREKKKKKKKKSEKEKHLDDEERRKRKEEKKRKREKEHCDTEGEADDFGPGRKVEVEPPPDRPVRACRTQPAENESTPIQQLLEHFLRQLQRKDPHGFFAFPVTDAIAPGYSMIIKHPMDFGTMKDKIVANEYKSVTEFKADFKLMCDNAMTYNRPDTVYYKLAKKILHAGFKMMSKDMDFSQQAALLGSEDTAVEEPVPEVVPVQVETAKKSKRPSREVISCVFEPEGNACSLTDSTAEEHVLALVEHAADEARDRINRLVPGGKMGYLRKSGDGSLLYSVVNTAEPDADEEETHPVDLSSLSSKLVPGITTLGFREERRSRVTFLSSASTALSLHNNSVFGDLKSDEAELLYSAYGDETGVQCALSLQEFVKGAGSYSRKMVDDLLDQITGGDHSRMLSQLRQRRNVPMKPPDEGKAGDPLGDGGSALDFMAMKSYPDVSLDISVLGCLGKVKKELDPDDGHLNLDETAKLLQDLHEAQVERGGSRPSSNLSSLSNASDRDQHHLGEGHREGPGKPGLLWVPGASPQAGPWPLVTADHHGCPEEALLASVSGSSQR; from the exons ATGGGCAAAAAGCACAAGAAGCACAAGACCGAATGGCGCTCGTCGTACGAGG ATTACGCAGACAAGCCCCTGGAGAAGCCCCTGAAGCTGGTCCTCAAAGTCGGAGGAAGCGAAGTGACGGAACTCTCGGGGTCAGGCCACGACTCCAGTTACTACGATGACAGGTCGGACCATGAGcgggagagacacagagagaagaagaagaagaagaagaagaagtctGAGAAGGAGAAGCACCTTGACGACGAAGAAAGGAGGAAGCGAAAG GAGGAGAAGAAGCGGAAACGGGAGAAGGAGCACTGTGACACGGAGGGGGAGGCGGATGATTTCGGTCCCGGGAGGAAGGTGGAGGTGGAACCGCCCCCCGATCGGCCAGTCCGCGCCTGCCGGACGCAGCCAG CTGAAAACGAGAGCACGCCTATTCAGCAGCTGCTCGAGCATTTCCTGCGCCAGCTCCAGAG gaAAGATCCTCATGGGTTTTTTGCTTTTCCTGTCACGGATGCCATAGCTCCTGGATACTCGATGATAATAAAACATCCGATGGATTTCGGCACAATGAAAGACAAAATTGTAGCTAATGAGTACAAGTCAGTCACGGAATTTAAG gCCGATTTCAAGCTGATGTGTGACAACGCCATGACGTACAACAGACCAGACACCGTGTACTACAAGCTAGCCAAGAAAATCCTCCACGCCGGCTTTAAGATGATGAGCAAA GACATGGATTTCTCTCAGCAGGCAGCTCTTCTGGGCAGCGAAGACACAGCCGTCGAGGAGCCTGTTCCCGAAGTCGTGCCTGTGCAAGTAGAAACTGCCAAGAAATCTAAGAGGCCGAGCAGAGAAGTCATCAG CTGCGTGTTTGAGCCGGAAGGAAATGCTTGCAGCCTGACCGACAGCACCGCGGAGGAGCACGTGCTGGCCTTGGTGGAGCACGCGGCCGACGAGGCCCGGGACAGGATCAACCGGCTCGTCCCCGGGGGCAAG ATGGGCTACCTGAGGAAGAGCGGGGACGGGAGCCTGCTGTACAGCGTTGTCAACACAGCCGAGCCGGATGCTGACG AGGAGGAGACCCACCCAGTGGACCTGAGCTCACTGTCCAGCAAGCTGGTCCCAGGCATCACCACCCTGGGCTTCCGGGAGGAGCGGAGGAGCAGAG tcACGTTTCTGTCCAGCGCCAGCACTGCACTCTCCCTACACAACAACTCGGTGTTCGGGGACCTGAAGTCCGACGAGGCGGAGCTGCTGTACTCAGCCTACGGGGACGAGACGGGTGTGCAGTGCGCACTCAG CCTGCAGGAGTTTGTGAAGGGCGCAGGGAGCTACAGCAGGAAGATGGTGGACGACCTCCTGGACCAGATCACGGGCGGAGACCACTCTCGGATGCTGTCCCAGCTGCGGCAG AGGAGAAACGTCCCGATGAAGCCTCCTGACGAAGGGAAG GCTGGAGACCCTCTAGGGGACGGTGGCTCCGCCCTGGACTTCATGGCCATGAAGTCGTATCCGGATGTCTCTCTGGACATCTCCGTGCTCGGCTGTCTGG GGAAGGTGAAGAAGGAGCTGGACCCTGATGACGGCCACCTGAACCTGGACGAGACGGCAAAGCTCCTGCAGGACCTGCACGAGGCACAGGTGGAGCGCGGGGGCTCCCGGCCGTCGTCCAACCTCAGCTCCCTGTCCAACGCCTCCGACAGGGACCAGCACCACCTGGGTGAGGGGCACCGGGAGGGTCCTGGAAAGCCGGGGCTCTTGTGGGTGCCCGGTGCAAGTCCGCAGGCAGGGCCCTGGCCCCTGGTCACAGCAGATCACCACGGCTGCCCTGAG GAAGCCCTTCTCGCCTCAGTGTCGGGGAGCAGCCAGAGGTGA
- the BRD9 gene encoding bromodomain-containing protein 9 isoform X8 — MGKKHKKHKTEWRSSYEDYADKPLEKPLKLVLKVGGSEVTELSGSGHDSSYYDDRSDHERERHREKKKKKKKKSEKEKHLDDEERRKRKEEKKRKREKEHCDTEGEADDFGPGRKVEVEPPPDRPVRACRTQPAENESTPIQQLLEHFLRQLQRKDPHGFFAFPVTDAIAPGYSMIIKHPMDFGTMKDKIVANEYKSVTEFKADFKLMCDNAMTYNRPDTVYYKLAKKILHAGFKMMSKERLLALKRSVSFMQDMDFSQQAALLGSEDTAVEEPVPEVVPVQVETAKKSKRPSREVISCVFEPEGNACSLTDSTAEEHVLALVEHAADEARDRINRLVPGGKMGYLRKSGDGSLLYSVVNTAEPDADEEETHPVDLSSLSSKLVPGITTLGFREERRSRVTFLSSASTALSLHNNSVFGDLKSDEAELLYSAYGDETGVQCALSLQEFVKGAGSYSRKMVDDLLDQITGGDHSRMLSQLRQLVFPGRGGPGGRLFLCVQRRLTCIVSEDVSAVAFISLPLVTCLFW; from the exons ATGGGCAAAAAGCACAAGAAGCACAAGACCGAATGGCGCTCGTCGTACGAGG ATTACGCAGACAAGCCCCTGGAGAAGCCCCTGAAGCTGGTCCTCAAAGTCGGAGGAAGCGAAGTGACGGAACTCTCGGGGTCAGGCCACGACTCCAGTTACTACGATGACAGGTCGGACCATGAGcgggagagacacagagagaagaagaagaagaagaagaagaagtctGAGAAGGAGAAGCACCTTGACGACGAAGAAAGGAGGAAGCGAAAG GAGGAGAAGAAGCGGAAACGGGAGAAGGAGCACTGTGACACGGAGGGGGAGGCGGATGATTTCGGTCCCGGGAGGAAGGTGGAGGTGGAACCGCCCCCCGATCGGCCAGTCCGCGCCTGCCGGACGCAGCCAG CTGAAAACGAGAGCACGCCTATTCAGCAGCTGCTCGAGCATTTCCTGCGCCAGCTCCAGAG gaAAGATCCTCATGGGTTTTTTGCTTTTCCTGTCACGGATGCCATAGCTCCTGGATACTCGATGATAATAAAACATCCGATGGATTTCGGCACAATGAAAGACAAAATTGTAGCTAATGAGTACAAGTCAGTCACGGAATTTAAG gCCGATTTCAAGCTGATGTGTGACAACGCCATGACGTACAACAGACCAGACACCGTGTACTACAAGCTAGCCAAGAAAATCCTCCACGCCGGCTTTAAGATGATGAGCAAA GAGCGGCTGTTAGCTCTGAAGCGCAGCGTGTCGTTTATGCAGGACATGGATTTCTCTCAGCAGGCAGCTCTTCTGGGCAGCGAAGACACAGCCGTCGAGGAGCCTGTTCCCGAAGTCGTGCCTGTGCAAGTAGAAACTGCCAAGAAATCTAAGAGGCCGAGCAGAGAAGTCATCAG CTGCGTGTTTGAGCCGGAAGGAAATGCTTGCAGCCTGACCGACAGCACCGCGGAGGAGCACGTGCTGGCCTTGGTGGAGCACGCGGCCGACGAGGCCCGGGACAGGATCAACCGGCTCGTCCCCGGGGGCAAG ATGGGCTACCTGAGGAAGAGCGGGGACGGGAGCCTGCTGTACAGCGTTGTCAACACAGCCGAGCCGGATGCTGACG AGGAGGAGACCCACCCAGTGGACCTGAGCTCACTGTCCAGCAAGCTGGTCCCAGGCATCACCACCCTGGGCTTCCGGGAGGAGCGGAGGAGCAGAG tcACGTTTCTGTCCAGCGCCAGCACTGCACTCTCCCTACACAACAACTCGGTGTTCGGGGACCTGAAGTCCGACGAGGCGGAGCTGCTGTACTCAGCCTACGGGGACGAGACGGGTGTGCAGTGCGCACTCAG CCTGCAGGAGTTTGTGAAGGGCGCAGGGAGCTACAGCAGGAAGATGGTGGACGACCTCCTGGACCAGATCACGGGCGGAGACCACTCTCGGATGCTGTCCCAGCTGCGGCAG ctcGTCTTCCCCGGGCGTGGAGGTCCAGGTGGACGTCTTTTCCTCTGCGTACAAAGACGTCTGACTTGCATCGTTTCTGAGGACGTGTCTGCAGTTGCTTTTATCTCTCTCCCACTTGTAACGTGTCTTTTTTGGTGA